The Silvibacterium dinghuense DNA window CGCCGAAAAAGAAAACGGCCTCCGCAGAGGAGGCCGTCTCGTTCTGAACGATTCAGGGCTATAGGTTTGTCATTCCGACCGAAGCATTCGTTCTTTCCGTTGTCATCCCGACCGGGGAGCGAAGCCGAAGGCGATCCGCCCTGCGCGCAGCAGCGACCAGTCCTTACTGCGGAGCGCCCTGCTCCGTCGCAGCCGCCGCCGGGGTCGCCGGCTCGCCCTGCTTCGAGGCAAAGTAGCTGTGATCCCAGAGGTTGCGGTAGAAGACGCCGGTCAGCTCGGCCGCCTTCGGCCCGAAGGTCGGGCGTCCGCCTTCGAGGAAGAAGACCGTCACGATCCGGCCGTACTGCGTGTCCGCATAGGAGGCGAACCAGCCGAAACGCGTGCCGTTGTCCGAGCAGGTGCCGGTCTTGCCCATCACCGGGAATTGGCTGAAGTTGGCGCGCAGCGAGCGGGCAGTGCCGTAGTCGACCGCTGCCGCCATGCCGCTCTGAATCTCCGGAATGATGCGGGCGATGTCGAGCGTGCGCTTGATCTTGGGCTGGAAATTCAGCACCTGGTCGGGCGAGGTCGGATGCTGCAAGTAGTAGAGCGTGCCGCCGTTGGCGATGGCCGAAACCAGCGCGCCAAGCTGCAGCGGGGTCATCGAGACGCTCTCGCCGAAGCTGCACATGCGGCCTACGCCGCCGCGATCCTCGGGCAGCACCTGATCGGGATAGACGCCGAGCTGCTCACCGGGAATGTTGTAACCGGCCAGCTCACCCAGGCCGAACTGGTTCGCATAGTGGCGCACGCGCTCGAAACCGAGCCGGCGGCCGATGGTCTCAAAGTAGAGGTTATTTGAGTGCGCCAGCGCCTCGGTCAGGGTCATGTGGTAGTTGCCGCCCAAGTTCACCGGCGTGTCCTTGGTGATGATGCCCTCTTCAAGAGCAGCCAGCGCGACCGAAACCTTGATCGTCGAGCAGGGCTCGGCGCCGCTCGAAAGCGCGAGCTTCTGGTTCACCATGGCCAGGATGCGGCCGTTACTTGGGTCGATAGCGACTGCGGTGCCGTTCATGTTGCCGAGCGCGGCAATCGCCGCCTCGCGCACCACCGGGTCTTCACCCGCCGTGATGTCGCCCTGCGTCTGGTCGATATCCGTAAAGGAGCTGGCATAGAAGCGCTCCCCGCCCCCACGGCGAATCACCAGATTCGCCCGGCGCAGACGCGCCCCGCCACGGGTACGAACACGGGTCGACGCGCTGACCACGCGCCGGCTGTGCTGGCGGCTGGCTATATGCCTGGCCGCGGCAGCCGACTCATGAACACGAGTCGCCCGGCGATGGGCGGGATGGCGGGTGGTCGCGGAACCGGCACGGCAGAGCGTGGAACCGGCGAGAGCCATGGCGAGCACGAAAAGAAAGAGACGCTTCATCGATTATCCGATCCTGATATCCGAATCCGGAGGCCGTGTCTCGAACCCCGATCCTTCAGCCGTTGTTCTGGGCCCAGCTCTGAACTCTGTCCCGGGCTTTCAAGCGTTCTGACTTGCATCGTACGCAGAAACCGCTCGTATGACCGCTCAAAGTGATGCCAGAGTGATCGGCACTGCTCAAAAGAGGCAACAGATACCGAAATGGCAAACGCCGCAAAGCGGATAACCTGCCGGTAAAAACCCCAAATGGAATCTGGAGTTCCGCCAGGCAGTTCCGCTGGCTCAAAACTGCTTGCGTTTTGGGTGGAGTTGCCTGCACCCAGTGTACTTGAGAGTTACGGTCAGCTTCCAGCCGCCAACCGTTCATGAAAGAAACTACAAGCCTTACCTCGGAAAACTGCCCGCTCGCGCCCCAAGGGAGCGGAAGCGCGAAGCACGAAATGCCTGGACGGCCAGTCCCGCAGCAGCTAGAAGCTGTTCCCCCGGCGCAGATACGCCGGAATATCCAGGCTCTCGCCGTTTTCGTCCTGGTGCACATCGGCAAAGGGATCGGGGACGGCCGCAGGAGCATCCTGGACCGCATGCGGCTGCACGGGCGGCTCGGCGACGGCAATGGCCGGCTCCGGCGCAACCGACGCGGCAGCGGTCTCGACCACCGGCACAGGCTCCTCTTCGTGGCTGGCCTCGGAAACCACCCCGGCGCGTGCCGAAGTGGTGTAGCCGCTCTCGTCGTCCGACTCCTCGCTGGCAAAGCGCGGACGGGCAGGCACGGAGCTGATCTCCACCTGCTCGTGCGCATGGCTGATCGGCTCCCGCAGCGAGGTGTTCAGCATGCGCTCGCGGCGCTCCGGGGCCTCACCCTGCTTGAAGCCGGTGGCGATGACCGTGATCTTCACATCGTCACCCATGCTCTCGTCGAGCACAGCGCCGAAGATGATGTTCGCCTCTTCGTGCGCCGCATTCTGGATGAGCGTCGAGGCCTCGTTGACCTCGTTCAGCTTGAGCGAGCTCGAGCCGCTGATATTGATCAGGATGCCGCGCGCCCCGTCGATCGCGCCGGCCTCGAGCAGCGGCGATGCCATGGCGGCCATCGCAGCGTCCACCGC harbors:
- a CDS encoding penicillin-binding transpeptidase domain-containing protein; translated protein: MKRLFLFVLAMALAGSTLCRAGSATTRHPAHRRATRVHESAAAARHIASRQHSRRVVSASTRVRTRGGARLRRANLVIRRGGGERFYASSFTDIDQTQGDITAGEDPVVREAAIAALGNMNGTAVAIDPSNGRILAMVNQKLALSSGAEPCSTIKVSVALAALEEGIITKDTPVNLGGNYHMTLTEALAHSNNLYFETIGRRLGFERVRHYANQFGLGELAGYNIPGEQLGVYPDQVLPEDRGGVGRMCSFGESVSMTPLQLGALVSAIANGGTLYYLQHPTSPDQVLNFQPKIKRTLDIARIIPEIQSGMAAAVDYGTARSLRANFSQFPVMGKTGTCSDNGTRFGWFASYADTQYGRIVTVFFLEGGRPTFGPKAAELTGVFYRNLWDHSYFASKQGEPATPAAAATEQGAPQ